One window of Candidatus Mycobacterium wuenschmannii genomic DNA carries:
- a CDS encoding FHA domain-containing protein produces MASAGGLVVRIGSQAHTLTAANGVAVIGRDPSATVRVNDDRISRSHVRLEPRHDGWQVVDTSTNGVFVDGVRRNSVLVTAPTTVHLGDADGIPVTLLPGESRAAVAPVESDDCDDNWDELAETDPDVARAGRAVAARRRELDITQRSLARDKVINAGTLIAFEKGRSWPRRGTLTKLEEVLNWPAGTITRIRNGAPAAQGVQSGEVTEVLAETVQAPLMAEAVELAMHSIGAAVNALPGPTEPDFTQRATPILADLRKLETVAANAARNARGTPSVVLALSAVRRRYNELMLRAAKSPSATLGQRLYGARHRAELSIDEAANAAGVAADAVLDAESERSVPPDVAAALDTLIAQLAMS; encoded by the coding sequence ATGGCGTCGGCCGGCGGCCTGGTGGTTCGGATCGGATCTCAAGCGCACACGTTGACCGCGGCGAACGGCGTGGCCGTGATCGGCAGGGACCCGTCGGCGACGGTGCGGGTCAACGACGACCGGATTTCGCGTTCCCACGTCAGGCTGGAACCGCGTCACGACGGCTGGCAGGTTGTCGACACGAGCACCAACGGCGTGTTCGTCGACGGCGTGCGGCGCAATTCGGTACTGGTCACCGCGCCGACGACCGTTCATCTCGGCGATGCCGACGGAATTCCGGTGACCTTGCTGCCCGGCGAATCGCGCGCGGCCGTGGCCCCGGTCGAGTCCGACGACTGCGATGACAACTGGGACGAGCTGGCCGAGACCGACCCCGACGTGGCGCGGGCCGGACGTGCGGTCGCGGCCCGCAGGCGTGAACTCGACATCACTCAGCGCAGCCTGGCCAGGGACAAGGTCATCAACGCCGGCACCCTGATTGCGTTCGAGAAGGGGCGCAGCTGGCCGCGCCGGGGCACGTTGACCAAGCTGGAAGAAGTGCTGAACTGGCCGGCCGGAACGATCACGCGGATTCGAAACGGCGCTCCCGCCGCGCAGGGTGTCCAGAGTGGTGAGGTCACCGAGGTGCTCGCCGAGACGGTGCAGGCGCCGCTGATGGCGGAGGCGGTCGAACTGGCGATGCACAGCATCGGCGCCGCGGTGAATGCACTACCCGGCCCGACGGAGCCGGACTTCACGCAGCGTGCCACGCCGATCCTGGCCGATCTCCGCAAGCTCGAGACGGTGGCGGCCAATGCCGCGCGCAACGCTCGCGGCACGCCGTCAGTTGTGCTGGCGCTCAGCGCAGTTCGGCGACGCTATAACGAGCTGATGCTGCGCGCCGCGAAGTCGCCGTCCGCGACGCTGGGTCAGCGGTTGTACGGTGCGCGGCATCGCGCCGAACTCAGCATCGACGAGGCGGCCAATGCGGCCGGCGTCGCGGCCGACGCTGTGCTGGACGCCGAGTCCGAGCGCTCGGTGCCACCAGACGTCGCCGCCGCGCTCGACACGCTCATCGCCCAACTCGCGATGAGCTGA
- a CDS encoding sulfatase family protein, which produces MAAIDNVLLVHWHDLGRYLGAYGHHDVSSPRLDQLAAEGILFTRAHATAPLCSPSRGSLFTGRYPQSNGLVGLAHHGWEYRPGVRTLPQILSESGWYSVLFGMQHETSHPSRLGFDEFDVSNSYCEYVVERAQQWLRNHDTDQPFLLTAGFFETHRPYPRDRYEPADSAAVDTPDHLPNTVEVREDLAEFYGSITVADAAVGRILDTLADTGLDASTWVVFLTDHGAAFPRAKSTLYEAGTGIAMIVRPPTRMNLAHKVYDDLFSGVDLLPTLLELLGVPTPSDVEGVSHAQALLAQEHAEPVRDHVYTGKTYHDSFDPIRAIRTKDFSYIENYARRPLLDLPWDIEESPSGHAVAPLVTAPRPERELYDLRSDPTETTNLLDGAGDDDVDRVAADLAVRLHDWRQRTNDVIPSDFAGTRIAARYTETYLSIHDRAPTSRSAIASDRGIDDATRRTDP; this is translated from the coding sequence GTGGCGGCGATCGACAACGTTCTGCTCGTGCACTGGCACGACCTGGGCCGTTACCTCGGCGCTTACGGTCACCACGACGTCTCGAGCCCGCGCCTCGACCAGCTCGCCGCCGAGGGCATCCTGTTCACCCGGGCCCACGCCACCGCTCCGTTGTGTTCACCGTCGCGCGGATCGCTGTTCACCGGCCGCTACCCGCAGAGCAACGGCCTGGTCGGGCTGGCGCATCACGGCTGGGAGTACCGTCCCGGCGTCCGGACGTTGCCGCAGATCCTGTCCGAGTCAGGTTGGTACTCAGTACTTTTCGGAATGCAACACGAGACGTCGCATCCGTCGCGGCTGGGCTTCGACGAGTTCGACGTGTCCAATTCGTACTGCGAATACGTCGTCGAGCGTGCCCAGCAGTGGTTGCGCAATCACGACACCGACCAGCCCTTTCTGTTGACGGCCGGGTTTTTCGAGACCCATCGGCCCTATCCGCGGGACCGCTACGAACCCGCGGACTCCGCCGCCGTCGATACGCCCGACCATCTGCCGAATACCGTTGAGGTGCGCGAGGATCTGGCGGAGTTCTACGGATCCATCACGGTCGCCGACGCCGCGGTCGGCCGGATCCTGGATACCCTCGCCGACACCGGACTCGACGCCAGCACGTGGGTCGTATTTCTCACCGACCACGGCGCGGCGTTCCCGCGGGCCAAGTCGACGTTGTACGAGGCGGGCACCGGGATCGCGATGATCGTCCGTCCGCCTACGCGAATGAACTTGGCGCACAAGGTGTACGACGACCTGTTCAGCGGCGTGGATCTGCTTCCGACGCTGTTGGAGCTGTTGGGTGTCCCGACGCCGTCCGACGTCGAGGGGGTGTCGCACGCGCAGGCATTGCTCGCTCAGGAGCACGCCGAACCGGTGCGCGACCACGTTTACACCGGAAAGACCTACCACGACTCGTTCGATCCCATCCGCGCGATTCGGACGAAAGACTTCAGCTACATCGAAAACTACGCGCGGCGGCCACTATTGGACCTGCCGTGGGACATCGAGGAGAGCCCGTCGGGGCATGCCGTGGCGCCGTTGGTCACGGCCCCGCGGCCGGAGCGCGAACTCTACGACCTGCGCTCAGATCCCACCGAGACCACCAATCTGCTGGACGGCGCCGGCGACGACGACGTCGACAGGGTGGCCGCCGATCTTGCTGTGCGCCTTCATGATTGGCGGCAGCGAACCAACGACGTGATTCCCTCCGACTTCGCCGGCACACGCATCGCGGCGCGGTACACCGAAACGTACCTGTCCATTCACGACAGGGCCCCCACCAGTCGATCGGCCATCGCCTCGGACCGCGGCATCGACGATGCCACCCGTCGGACGGATCCGTAA
- a CDS encoding WhiB family transcriptional regulator, which yields MTLTEATDQFVPVCTTDPERWTTNPDDEAKALCRACTLRWRCAREAWETPGAEGLWAGVVIPESGRGREFSLRQLKSLAAHGGYPVRPGYRARRRIVLPSA from the coding sequence ATGACGCTGACCGAAGCGACGGACCAATTCGTCCCGGTCTGCACCACCGACCCGGAGCGCTGGACCACCAATCCGGACGACGAGGCGAAGGCACTGTGCCGTGCCTGCACGTTGCGCTGGCGGTGCGCCCGCGAGGCGTGGGAGACACCGGGCGCCGAGGGGCTGTGGGCGGGCGTCGTGATCCCGGAGTCGGGGCGCGGCCGAGAATTCTCGCTGCGTCAACTCAAGTCCTTGGCCGCCCATGGCGGCTATCCGGTCCGACCCGGCTACCGCGCGCGGCGGCGCATCGTTCTGCCCAGCGCCTAG
- the stf0 gene encoding trehalose 2-sulfotransferase — MPAHPTSYLVLASQRCGSTLLAESLRATGTAGEPQEFFQYLPTTGMAPQPRQWFADAEDETILHLLDPVDPGMPDTASSVAWREHIRSSGRTPNGIWGGKLMWNQTPLLQQRASSLPDRSGDGLRTAIRDVIGSEPVYVHVHRPDVVSQAVSFWRAVQTRMWRGRPHAEHESKATYHAGAIAHAVSMLREQNECWRAWFAEEGIEPIDVPYPLLWGSLSSTVASVLEAIGQDPRLAPPPAPEATERSDEWVERYRDDARRLGLPE, encoded by the coding sequence GTGCCCGCGCATCCGACGTCCTATCTCGTGCTTGCCTCGCAGCGCTGTGGCAGCACGTTGTTGGCCGAGTCGCTGAGGGCCACCGGGACGGCCGGCGAGCCGCAGGAGTTCTTCCAGTACCTGCCGACCACCGGGATGGCGCCCCAGCCGAGGCAGTGGTTCGCCGACGCCGAGGACGAGACGATCCTGCACCTGCTGGACCCGGTCGATCCCGGCATGCCGGATACCGCGTCGTCGGTGGCCTGGCGGGAACACATCCGCAGCTCCGGGCGGACGCCCAACGGGATCTGGGGCGGCAAGCTGATGTGGAACCAGACGCCGCTGCTGCAACAGCGCGCGTCGTCGCTGCCCGATCGCTCCGGGGACGGGCTGCGCACCGCGATCCGCGACGTGATCGGCAGCGAACCGGTCTACGTGCACGTCCATCGGCCCGACGTGGTGTCGCAGGCGGTGTCGTTCTGGCGTGCCGTCCAGACCCGAATGTGGCGCGGCCGACCGCACGCCGAGCACGAGTCGAAGGCCACGTATCACGCCGGCGCGATTGCCCATGCCGTCTCGATGCTGCGCGAGCAGAACGAGTGCTGGCGCGCATGGTTCGCCGAAGAGGGCATCGAGCCGATCGACGTGCCCTATCCGCTGCTGTGGGGCAGTTTGAGTTCGACTGTCGCCTCAGTGCTGGAGGCGATCGGCCAGGATCCGCGACTCGCACCGCCCCCGGCACCGGAGGCCACCGAGCGCTCCGACGAGTGGGTGGAGCGCTACCGTGACGACGCCCGGCGGCTCGGGCTGCCCGAGTAA